The sequence GTCGTCGTCACCGGAGGAGCGGTCGTCGTGGTCGTCGTGGGCGTGGTGGTGGGCGTGGTCGTGGTTGTCGTCGTGGTGGTTGTCGTCGTGGTGGTTGTCGTCGTGGTGGTCGTCGTTGGCGGCGTCGTGGTGGTGACCTGGGTCGTCGTCGTCACCGGAGGCGGCGGTGCCTGGGTGGTCTCGGGTGGCGGCGGCGGGTCGCTGGTCACCGTGACGGTCTCCGGCGGGCCGGGCGGTGGCGGCGCGCTGGTCGGGGGCGGCAGCGGCGACGCGGGCGGGTTGGGCGATGCGGGCGAGGGCCGCGGTTCCGGGGCGCTGTTCGTCGCGCTGGTGAGCGCGATCGCCACCCCGCCGACGGCGATCAGCGCGACGGCGGCGGCCACACCGAAGACCAGCGTGGGCAGCCGTTGCCAGGTGCGGGGCTCTTCGATCGGGCCGGTCGGCGGCACGTACTGCACCGGCGGGCGCGATGCCGTCAGACCGGTGTCGTAGGGCTCCGCGCCGGTGTATGCCACCGGCTCTTCGGCGCCGGCATCGTCCTGCGACCAGGCCAGCGCCCCGATCGTCGATGACCCCGGTGCGTCGACCGGCGGCGCCGGGGCCACCCCGGTCTGGGCGTCCCCCAGCGGGACCGGCGCGACCCCGGTCTCGGCGTCGGCGGCCACACCGTATGCGGCGTACAGCGCGGCGCCCACCGCCGCGTCCAGCGCCGGCTGAGCCGTGGTTAGCACGGGCGCACTCGTGTGCTCGGCGAGGCGCTGAGCGATCAGCGGAATGCCGGCTCCCCCGCCGACCGTCGCCACCGCGGATAACTCGTTCCAGCTGATTCTGTTGCGCTGCAACGTATTATCGAGCGCCTCCAGAACACCGCTCAGCGGTTCGGCGAGTATCGACTCGAGCGCAGAGCGCGTCACCTCAACGGTCGACCCGTATCCGGGTAGCTCCGCGACAACCTCGGTCACCGTCTGCGTCGACAGCCGCTCCTTGGCGCGCCGGCATTCGTCGCGCAGCGCGGTGAGCGATCCCACCGCGGCCGTGCCCGCGGGGTCGACGTCCCCGGTTTGCCCGATCTCGTCGAGGACTCTGCGCAGCAGTGCCTGGTCGATTTGGTCACCGGAGAACTCGAGGTAGCGGGTGGTCTCGTCGATCGGTTCGAACCGCGCACCCGCGTCGGCCAACGTGATGCTGGTACCGCCGCCACCGAAGTCCAGCAGCGCCACGACTCCCTGCGCCGTGAAGCCGGGGTTGACGTTCAGCGCGGTCAGCGCCGCAACCGCGTCGGAAAGCAGGCGTGCGGGCCTGCCGTTCGGTGCCAGCACGGGATTGGCGCGCATCGCGGTACGTAGCGCACGCAGCGACGCGGGTCCCCAGTGCGCGGGCACGGCGATCGCGATGTCGGCCGCCGCCGGCTGACCCCCGCTGGCCTGGACCATCTCGGTCAGCGCATCGACCAACAGTTGTTCGGCCGGAACAGGCGTCCCGTCGGCGGCCACCAGAGGCACGGCGTCGCCGACGCGTTCGACGAAACCGCTCAACACCGTGCCGTCGGGATGCGCCAGCACGGATCGTCGTGTCACGGGTTGATTGCCGACACGCGCCGCGACCAAGTTCGTCGTCCCGATCGACAACCCCAACGGGTCGCTCATAACGGACCACACCATAGCCGCCGAGCCTGGAGAAACCCGTCCGACACTCCGGTCCAACACCCTTCGGCCGTCACGGTTTTGGACCACCGTGAACGGGTACTAGGCAAGCCATGACGTCACTGTGGCTAGCAAACCGAGGCAACCGGGCGATCCCGGCCAATCCGATGGTCGACGCCGACCGTTCTGCCGACGTCGCGGTCGTCGGCGCGGGGATCACCGGGCTGATCACCGCGGTCCTGCTGGCACGGGCCGGCAAGGACGTCCTGGTGCTTGAAGCCCAGTTTCCGGGCGCCGGAGCCACCGGCAACACCACGGCCAAGATCTCGTTGCTGCAGGGCACCAAGATGTCCAAGATCGTCGGCAAGCACGGCGTGGACAGGGCCACGCAGTACCTCGAGGGCAACCGTGAGGGTCAGGAGTGGTTGACCCAGCACTGTGAGGCGCACGGCATCTCGGTGCAGCGCGAAGACGCCTACACCTACGCGCAGTCCGAGAACGGGCTGTCGTCGGTGCGGGAGGAGCTGACGGCGTGCAAGTCCGTCGGGCTGGACGTCACGTGGGTGGACGAGGCCAGCGACGAGGCCGGGGTGCCGTTCCCGTTCGCCGGTGGCGTGCGGTTGCCCGATCAGGCGCAGTTCGACCCGATGCCGCTGCTGGACAGCTTGATCATCGAGCTCGACGAGCGCGGCGGGCGGCTCGCGCAGGGCGTGCGGGTCCAGAAGGTCTCAAGCAAGGGCGACGGGCTCGTATTGAGCGTGCGCACCAACGACGGTGCCGAATTCGACACGCACGCAAAGCAATGCGTACTCGCGACGGGCATTCCGATTCTCGACCGTGGCGGGTTCTTCGCGCGCCTGCAGCCGAATCGTTCGTACTGCATGGCCTATCGGGTGCCCGGCGACATCACCCGCGGCATGTACATCTCGGCCGACTCGCCCACCAGGTCCGTCCGCTACGCACCGACCGCCGAGGGTGACCGGCTGCTGGTCGGCGGCGCAGGCCACCCCGTCGGCCACCGCAAGAGCCCCGCGTCGTCGGTGCAGGAACTCGACGCGTGGGCCAAGCAGCACTACCCCGGCGCGATGCAGACGAACTACTGGTCGGCACAGGATTACACGCCGATCGACGAGTTGCCGTATGTCGGGCCCATCCTGCCCGGCAACGACAAGATCTTCGTGGCAACGGGTTTCGACAAGTGGGGCATGACCAACGGCACGGCCGCGGCGCTTGCGCTGTCGAGTCGCATCCTGGGCGGGCGGATGGACTGGGCCGAGGCGTTTGCCAGTTGGAGCCCGCACGAACTGTCCGGCATCCCGAAAGCCATGCAGCTCAACCTCGAGGTGGGCCTGTATCTGGCGCGGGGCTGGATCACCCCGGCGACACGGATCGGCGACCGCACTCCCGACGAGGGCGGCGTGGTCAGCGGCCCGCCGTGGGATCTGGAGGCCAGAAGTGTCGTCGACGGTGTCGAGTACCGGGTGTCGCCGGTGTGTCCGCATCTGGGCGGGATCGTCAACTGGAACGACGCCGACGAGTCCTGGGAGTGCCCGTTGCACGGGTCACGGTTCGCCCCCGACGGCACCTTGCTCGAAGGCCCGGCGACGCGCAACCTCACTGCGGCGCAATAGGTTCTGTTTCATCGGGCTTGTCGGGGACCAGCTTGCGCATCACTGCCGAGCCCACCGCCCCGACGACGATCAGCGCGATCGCGGCCGCGTCTGGTAGCGCGTCGCTCACCCAGCCGACGATGCCGACCACGGTGACAAACGGGGGAAACCAGTCGAAGGCCTCGGCGATCGAGGTCTTCTCACCGGTGGCGTAGTCGGGATAGAACTCGGTGAACGACAGGGCGAAGATCATCGCGCCGATCGGCAGGATCCACGCCGTCCAGAAGTTGTCGTTGTCGCCCAGCACCGCGTCGCCGTACACGCCGACGACCGCGGAGAACAGGAACGCCCCGGCCCACGCCGCCGAGATCATGTAGTTGATCCGGAGAAAGACCGGGCTGTCCCAGAACTCCTGTGGCGTGGTGTCCTTTGCGTACGCCAGCGTGAAGGGTCTGCGGATCAGCAACGTGATGATCGCGAACGCCGCCAGCGCGACACTGCTCAGCGCACCGGCCCACAGCTGCAACCACTCGATGGCGCGGTCGGAGGCCACCAGCCCGAGCACGGCCAGCACCCCGAAGAAGGCCACGGTGAACGCTTCCAGCAGATGCACGGGCACGCCGCGGCGGGCACCCACCCACAGCGTCAGCAACGACAACGCCAGCGCGACAGAGGCCGCCTCCTCGAAGCGGCCGGGACCGTTGAGGACCCCCATCAAAATCCACGGTGCGATGCCCGCGAGGGGCGATTTCACGTACCCGTCGACGAATTTCATGGTGGCACCTTATGCGGCGATGAGCGATTGTGCTGCAATGTCGGCCATGGGTGACATCGACGAGATCAAACTAGTCAAGTACCGGTACCTGCGTGCACTGGACACCAAATACTGGGACGACTTCGCCGCCACCCTCACCGAGGACGTGGTCGGCAGGTACGGCGAGTCCATCGGCGAGGAGCACCACTTCACCAACCGCGACGAGCTGGTGACGTTCATGCGCAACTCCCTGGGCCCCGAGATCATCACCGAGCACCGCGTCACCCACCCGGAGATCCACGTCGACGGCGACGAGGCGACGGCGACCTGGTACCTGCAAGACCGGGTGATCGCACCGGACTTCAACTTCATGCTGATCGGTGCCGGCTTCTACCACGACCGGTACCGACGCACCGGCGACGGCTGGAAGATCTGCGAGACCGGCTACGACCGTACCTACGACGCGTCGATGTCCACCGAAGGGCTGAACTTCAAGGTGAAACCCGGTCGGGCACTGAATATTTGACGGCTACTTCGAGATCGCGATCAACGCGCCCGGGCGCAGCCAAGCCATGATCTTGACCAGCGTGGCGTCGTCGATCGCCACGCATCCGGCCGTCGGGCCGCCGTCGGTGGCGTGCAGGAAGAACGCGCCGCCGTTGCCGGGCACCCGGGCCTTGTTGACGCCCATCACGACCGCGTGCACGTACTGCGGGATGTCGAGGTTCTCGGTGCCGCTGGCCGGGTCGGTGTCGAACGGGCACTGCGCCTTCTTGCACACCTGCATGGTGTTGTAGGTGGGGCTTTTCATGTCGCCGTCCCACCAGTGGTCCGGGCCGACCTGGACGTAGGGCAGACCGCCGCCGGGATTGGGCGCGGTGCCGAACGCGAAGTCGAGCGTGAACACACCCATCGGGGTCTTCATCTCACCGTCGTGGGTCTGTGGCGCCATGCCGTTGGCGCCGATCCAGGCGGGGATGCCGACGCCGATGGGCTGCCAACCCGCCGGGGTGCGCTGGTAGACGTCCATCTTGGCCTTCGAACCACCCACGCCCACAACGGAAATCACCTGGGTAGCGGCGCCGACGGAGTCGGCGAACCACGGCTGGGTCTGTGCGTGCGCGTGCGGGGCGGTGCCGATCACGGCGGCCAAGGCGCAAATCAAGACGAGCAGCCGGTGGTGCACCAGTTCATGCTAAGTGGCGACGCTCGCGGTATCGAGCACGCCACGCAGCCAGTGCGCCCATTTCGGTTGTTCGGCGGCGGCGACGTCGGCCGCGTCCTGCCCGTACAGGTAGACGGTGGCCATGACGCGGGCCTGCTCGCCGACCGTGCAGGCGCCGATGATCGCGACGCCGGGTGCGGGTTCGCCGATCCGGAGCATGACCTCGCGGACGTTGGCGTCCTGGTGGATCCGGTTGACCACACCAGTCAGCCGGGGCGCGCCCGACGGGGCTTGGCAGCGGTCCCCGACGTCGGTGCCGGTGATCCCCAATGCCTCGGTGAGCCTCTTCCACGCCTGCGACTCCCCGCCCGCAGGCGTCGCCGTCGCGTGCACCAGGGCCGAAGGCGCGCCGGGGAAGTCGGCCAGATACACCCGCAGCACCTCGAAGAAGCCGGGCCAGCCGGTCTCGAAGCTCTCGAGTTCGTCGTCCCAGTCGTCCTTTTCGGTGAACAGGCTGTGCACCATCCGCACGACACAGCGGTCGCCGGAGCGGCTGGTGATCGTGACCTCGGTCGCCACCGGCGGCGCGTCACCGCTCCAGCCGTACTCCTCGTAGGCGAACCTGGTCGGCGGGTCCCATCCGGTGACGGTTCCCGGCTGGGTCTCCTGACCGCAGTTCTCCTCACCGAAGTCGAATGTGATTGCGCCTCCGACTCTTTCCTCGACGGTGGTCGGCGTGAACCAGGCGGTCATGCCCGCGCCGGTGGCGATGGCCTGCCATACCTGCTCCGGTGTGCCGGGCACCAGGAACTCCATTTCGACCCAGCGGCGCCCGGAATCGTCCCTCTTCAACGGCATTACGCGTCCTCCTCGGGTTTCGGATAGGCCGCGACCAGCAAGCGGTAACCGCGGCTACGGGTATCGGATTCGTCGTGGTAGCGGGCCACCAGGGACGTGACGGTGTCGGACAGCTCCTGCGTGAAGGCGGCACGGTCGGCCGGCGAGCGGAACCGGATCGCGGTGTCGATCGACAGGGTCGCCAACCGCTTGTCGGCCTTGCGAGCGGTCGCCCACAGCTCCCCCACTTCGCGCACCGCGCGGGCCGCCAGCGCGATGAGATAGCTCGCCGACAACCGGTCGTTGGTGCGGCCGGGGTCGGTGGCCACTGGCCCCAGCGCTCTCGGAGAGACCACATACGACATCGCGGTGGCCACCAGCAGGCGTTCCTTGAGCCCACCCCACCGTCGTTCGCCCGCCTGCCGCACCAGCCGGTGTCCCTCCAGCGCACGCAGGTGATAGTTCACCTTCTGCCGGGAGATCCCCACCCGCGACGCCAGCGCGGCCGCCGAGGCGGGTTCGGTCAACTCGGCCAGCAACCTGGCCCGCACCGGGTCCAGCGCGCTGACCGCGGCGGCCGGGTCGGCGATCACCTCCACATCGAGCACGAAAGCCATCCTCGTTATTGACAGGATTATTTGTCAATAGGTCTGGATAGGTTCAACCCCATGAACTTGCTGCCCGCACGACGGCACCGCGGCATCCGGCAGATCGGTCAGGGGCTCGGCACGCTCGACCGCGAGGTGTTCGAGGCGATCGCGGACTCGCCCAGCCCGCTGCTCGACGCGGTGATGCCGAGGCTGACCCGGGCCGCGGACTACTCCAGGCTGTGGTTGGCGATCGCGGCGGTGCTCGCGGCCGTCGGCGGGCCGTCGGTCAAGCGCGGGGCCGTCCGCGGGGTGGCCAGCCTCGCGGTGACGAGCCTGCTCACCAACCAGGTCGCCAAACGGGTGTGGAAACGCCCGAGGCCGAACTGGGCTCTGGTGCCGTTGGCGCGGCGCTCCCGACGCACGCCGACGTCCAACTCGCTGCCGTCGGGGCATTCGGCGAGCGCGGCGGCGTTCGCCGTCGGCGTCGGGTTGGAAAGCCCACCGCTAGGGCTGGTGCTGGCGCTGCTGGCGGGGCTGGTCGGGATGTCGCGGATCGCGACGGGTGCGCACTATCCCGGTGACGTCCTGGCCGGGTTGGGTCTGGGGGCCACGGTCGCTGTGCTGGGCGCGCGGGTGGTGCCGCCGGTGGTTCAGAGCGAGGTCCCGGCCGCCGACCCCCTGTGGGTGGGGGCCGCCAAGCGCCCAGACGGTGCGGGCGTCGTGCTCGTGGTCAACCCCGCATCGGGCGGCGGCACCGGGGCGGACGTCATCGAAGAGGTCCGAGAAGCCCTGCCCCGCACCGAGATTGTCGAGCTGGGCGATGACGATGACATCGCCGAAGCGTTGCGGTCAGCCGCCGAGCGGGCTGAGGTGCTTGCGGTGGCCGGCGGCGACGGCACGGTGTCGTGTGCGGCCGGCATCGCCGTCGACACGGGCATCCCGCTGGCCGTGTTTCCCGGCGGAACCTTCAACCACTTCGCCAAGGACATCGGCTGCGACACCGTGGCCAAGACCGTCGCGGCGATCCGGCGGGGCACCGTCGCGTGCGTCGACCTGGTGTGCCTCAACGACGACCGCATGGTGATCAACACCGCGAGCATCGGCGCGTACCCGTCTTTCGTCGAGACCCGCGAAAAATACGAGCACCGCATCGGTAAGCCGCTGGCCAGCGTGTATGCCATGTATCACACGCTGCGGCACGACGATCCCGTCCGCATCCGCTACGACAACAAGACACTGCAGACGTCGCTGTTCTTCCTGGGCAACTCGACCTATCTGCCGTCGGGGTTCGCTCCGGCGCGACGCACCCGCATCGACGACGGGCTGCTCGACATCCGGATCCTGGAGACCGGCCGCCCGTGGGCCAAGCTGCGCATCCTCGCAGCGCTGGCGACGGGACGGCTGGAACGCAGCCCGCTCTACCACGAGCTTCGGGTGCCCGAGTTCACGTTCACGGTGGTCGACGGCTCGACGGTGCTGGCCCACGACGGCGAGGTCGGAACCGAGTGCGCCGAGGCCAGCTTCACCGTGCGATACCGGGTGCTTCCGGTATTTCGTCCGGCTGCGTGATCGGCCGCGTCGGCGCCACCATCGCGAGGCAGACCGCGAAATAGGCGTAACCCAGCGCCCATCCGGCCAGCACGTCGGACAGGTGATGCACGTTCAGCACCACCCGGCCCAGGCCGATCAGGACCACGATCACCGCACCGAGGACGACGAGCCACCCCCGAAGCGGCCCGCGCACGACAGGCAGCACGACGGTCAGCAACGCGAGCACCGCCACCATCACGCCAAGCGCATGGCCCGATGGAAACGAGGCGCCCACCGCGTGCACCAGCGCGGTGTCGGGGCGGGGCCGGTCGGCGGCCCGCTTGGCGGCTTCGGTGACGAGCCCGCTGACCTCAACGGTGATGAGCAGAAACATCGCGATGCGCACGTTGCGCCGCAGCAGCGCAACCACGATGACGACCAGGGTGATCACCCGAAAAGCCATCGGCCCCAACACGGTGCAGAACACGTGCCATCCCAGCACCCAGCCGGGATGGGCGTCGCCGTAGTGATAGAAGCCGTCGAGAAGCGCGGTGTCGAGCGCAGTGAGCCACCGCCACTGCTGGGCGATCCACAGCAAGGCGTACACCGCGGTCGCTGCGACGGCAGAGCCGATCAGCCAGCGTCTGTGCTGGGTCACAGAACAAGCTCTACCATGGCTGCACATGGCCGTGTTTCTGCGCAGGCTGCTGCGCATCGGTGGGCTGCCGGCCGACATGCGCGCCGAGGTCGAGGCCGAGGGCATCCTCCACCTCGCCGAATACGTCCCGGTGACCCGCCGCTTCAGCGGAAAGATCCCCGGCAAGCGCGCCAGTGGCGACATCGCCAGCTACGTGGGCTCGCTGGTGCTGACCAACGAGCGGGTGCTGGCGACGTTGTCGACGGTGCCCAAGCTCGCGGGCCGCACGGTCGACCAGCGCTGGGACGCGGTGCAGGAGGGCACCGTCACCGCCGAGTTGTCCGAGACGGGCCTGTTCATCGAGGTCGACATCCACGCCGTCGATTCCCGGTGCGAGGGGCAGCTGTCCATGCACTACAAGGAGCGGTTTCCCGAGGACCTGTTGCTGCGCCTGCCGCGGCGGTCCCTGGCGTTCGATGTGCCGCCCGAGTACGTCTTCCGCGCGGTCGGCGTGCCCTACCACCCCTGACCTATTGCGCCGAGTGTGGGCTTGTGCCACGCCAAAGCGCGCTGAGGCGTGCCGCGACCCCACACTCGGCCGTGGCGCTATCCGACTTGCGCCACCACGAAGATCCGCCGAAACGGAAAGAACGTCCGGCCGTCCGGGCGCATCGGATACGCCGCATCGAGCAGGGGAATGAGCTCCTCGCGAAACCGCTGCCACTGCGCGTCGGTGAGCCGGCTTCGCACCGGCCGCAACGCGGTGCCGGTGAGCCACTCCGACACCGGATGTGGGCCCGTCAGCTCGTGCAGGTAGGTGGTCTCCCACGCGTCGACGGCACAGCCCGCGTCGGTGAGCAGCCCCGCGTACCGCTCGGGATCGTCGACGGGCGCGTCCGGAAAAGCCACGTCACCCAACAGCGCGGACCAACTCGGCCCGCGCGCCAGGTCGCGGATCGCGCGGTGCGAGGGCGCATCGAAATTTCCCGGCACCTGCAACGCCAGCCACGAGCCGGTTCCCAGCAAGCCAGCCCACCGCACCAACAGCTCCCGGTGCTGCGGAACCCAGTGCAATGTCGCGTTGCTCACGACCACGTCGGTGTCGGGTTGCGGTGCCCAGTCCGCGACGTCGCCGACATGCGCGTCCAGCCCGCGTCCACGCGCCTCCTGCACCATCTCCGGCGAGCTGTCCCACGCCTCGATGACCGCCGAGGGCCAACGCCGAGCCAGCGTCGCCGTGAGATTGCCTGGCCCGCAACCGAGATCGACCACCCGGCGCGGCGCCGCGGCGCCCACCCGGGCCATCAAGTCGAAGAATGCGCGCCCGCGCTGATCGGCGAAGGTCAGGTAGGCGTCGGGATTCCACATGCCGTCAGTGTCGCCGACCGCGTTACCATGCGGAAGTGACCACTTCGGATACCGCCCCGGTGGATCCGCCCATTCCTGTTCCCGATGTTCCCGGCGACGACGCCGGCGCACGCGGTTTGCCACGCCGCGTCGACCTCACGTGGCGTCAGCGCCTGATCGTCGACTCCTCGGCGGCGGCCGACCTCGCGTTGCGCACGGGGATCGCCTCGATGATCGGCGCATCGATGCTGCCCACGATCGTCGGCGCCGCGTTAGGGTCTCACTCCCGCGCGGAGCGCGACCACTTGCGCTTCTACGGCGAGCTGGCCGGCGAAAAGGACCCCCGGCTGTCGTTTCCCGCGCCGACGGTCACCCCGCGGATCTCGTCGCGACCTGCCAATCCGGTCGCGGAGTGGATCGCCAAGGGCCAGGTCCACAACATCCGGTTCAACAGCAGCTTCGAGGCGGTCAACCCCGCCTTGCGCGAGCAGTGCCGTGCCTATCAACGCAACAACGTGGTGCACGCTCAGCACTGGCGCCACGACGACGGGCCGCATCCGACGCTGTGCCTGATCCACGGTTTCATGGGATCGGCCTACCTGTTCAACGGGTTGTTCTTCTCACTGCCGTGGTTCTACCGGTCCGGCTACGACGTGCTGCTGCTCACGCTGCCGTTCCACGGCCGCCGCGCGGAGCGGTTCTCGCCGTTCTCCGGATACGGCTACTTCGCGCACGGCTTCGCAGGTTTCGCCGAGGCGATGGCCCAGGCCGTGCACGACTTCCGTTCTCTGGTCGACTATCTGGAGTACACCGGGGTGGACCGCATCGCGCTGACCGGCATGTCGCTGGGCGGCTACACCGCGGCATTGCTCGCCTGCGTCGACGACCGTCTTCAGGCGGTGATTCCGAATGTCCCGGTGGTCACCCCGGATCGCACGGCCGAGGAGTGGTTTCCGGCCAACCAGGTCATGCGGTTACGCAACCTACTTGCCCGCACCGACGACGAACTGTCTGGCGCCGCAACGATGTATTCCTCGCCGTTGAACTACGCGCCGTTGGTGCCCAAGGACCGCCGTCTGATCATCACCGGTCTCGGTGATCGGCTGGCTCCGCCCGAGCAGGCCGAGATGCTGTGGAAACACTGGGATCGCTGTGCGTTTCACTGGTTTCCGGGCAACCACGTGTTGCACGTCAGCCAGCCGGACTACTTGCGGCGGATGACCCGCTTCATGCGGCCGTTCATGCTCGGCTGAGATCGCCGGACGAGCCGACCCGCCAGTCGATTCGCTGCAGCAGCCCCTCCGGCAGCGGGCCGGCCGGGGTGCCGAGCCGCTCCGCGGTCCGCGGGTCCAGCGCGTTGAGCAACGGTCGCTGGATGCCCGGATGCGCGACGAGGCCCGGTAGCGGTACACCGCGAACCGCCTCTGGGGTGCGGAAGGCACACACCGCGGTGACGGTGGGATGTGTTGCGGTGCCGCTGAACTCCACCGCGGTCCAGGTTTCGGTCGGCCGTGACCACACGTCGCCGAGCCGGTCGCCGAACCGGTCGTCGACCGGAATCCCGTAGGCCGATACCACACCGCGCTCGTCGTGCACGCCGCGCCACCTCTCCCGGCCCGGACCCGCCGGCGGTTCGGCCACGTCGACGATGCTGGCGGTCAGCCCGGTCTCGCGCAGGTGATCGGCCAACCGTCGGCCGACGACCTCGGTGGTGGCCAACAGCGGCAGATCCGGCGACCGGGCCATCAACGCGGTGAGGTTGTCGGCGGCGTTGAGCGTCATGCTGATCCACGTCGTGCGGACACCGGCCTGGTCCCGGCTGGTGACACGCACCTTCTGGCAGCGGACCCCGAACCGCTCGACGTATCCGGCCACCAGCGGCAATGACAGTCCCACAGCGTCGGGATCCTCGACCCGCAACAGCACCGTGGCTTCGTTGGAGGGTTGCGGCTTGGGCGTGGAGTGGTTTCGGCGCCACATGCCAAGCCGTCGCGCGATCCTGGTCGTCAGGAAAAGCCCACGCCACCTGGCGAACACCACAATCACCACGCCCGCGGCCACCCCGAGTACCCAGCGCTCGGTGGTCGACTCCCATGGATACGCCATCGCCGCGGCGACAATCGCCACCAGCGCCAACGCCAGTCGAACGGTCACGTCGAAGTCCTCCCAGATATGGACTGTGCCACGGTGTTTCGCTTACGGTGCGCGGCGACCACCGCGGTGACGGCGGCGGCCACGGCCAGCACACCGGTGCCGACGAACGCGACCGTGCGCGGTGTGGGATCGGCCGGCGGCGGCTGCGGCGGCGCGGCAACGGGTTTCGGTTCGGCCGCCGCTCCGTCACCGGCACCGCTGACGTCCCATGTCAACGCCGCGACCGGGTCGACCAGGCCCGCGCCGGTCAAGTTCGACGGCGCGCGAGCGGCGCCTTGGGCGCTGGCCGTCAGCCGGTCGATCACCTGTTGCGCGGTCAGCTCGGGAAATCGGCTGCGCACCAACGCGGCAGCGCCTGCGACGTAGGCCGAGGCGAAGCTCGAACTGTTGAGGCCGAACAGTTCGCCGCGGTCGTTGGGCAGGGCGTTGGCCAGGCCCCCGCCTTCGGCGTTGCCGACGGAGGCGATGTTCTCGCCGGGTGCCGCGATGCCCACCCACGGGCCGGCCATCGTGAAATCGGACGGCTGCCCCGCGGTGTTCACCGATCCCACCGACAGCACGAACGGCTGCCACCAGGACGGGATCGACACCGACGTGACACCGGCCCAGTTACGTGGGTCCTCAGGACGCCCGGGATCGGAAAGCGGATTGGACGGACATGCCGAGCCGGGATTCAATCCGGCCCGGTTGTTGCCCGCCGCGGCGACGATCACCGCGTCCTTGTCGACCGCGGCGTAGCGCAGCGCCGCACCGAGGTCGTTCTGGTCGACGGTCTCGTTCGCAGGCAGGCAGGTGACCGCGGAGATGTTGATGACGCGGGCGCCCAGGTCCGCCGCGCGGACGACGGCCCGGGCCAGCGTCGCCACGTCGTGAGCGACGCGCGCGGTGGCCGGGTTCTCACCGGTGTCGCGCGGCGCGAACCGCGCCGAGGTCGAACGGATGGCCAGCACCCGCGCACCCGGCGCGACACCCGAGAACCCGTCGGGGCCGGGTTGGCCGGCGATGATGCCGGCCACCAGTGTCCCGTGTCCGTCGCAGTCGGACCGTCCGTCGGTGGACTCGACGAAGTCGCCGCCCGGCTCGACGTTCGGCAGCCGCGGCCCGGGCTG comes from Mycolicibacterium pulveris and encodes:
- a CDS encoding L,D-transpeptidase family protein; its protein translation is MHHRLLVLICALAAVIGTAPHAHAQTQPWFADSVGAATQVISVVGVGGSKAKMDVYQRTPAGWQPIGVGIPAWIGANGMAPQTHDGEMKTPMGVFTLDFAFGTAPNPGGGLPYVQVGPDHWWDGDMKSPTYNTMQVCKKAQCPFDTDPASGTENLDIPQYVHAVVMGVNKARVPGNGGAFFLHATDGGPTAGCVAIDDATLVKIMAWLRPGALIAISK
- a CDS encoding nuclear transport factor 2 family protein, with product MGDIDEIKLVKYRYLRALDTKYWDDFAATLTEDVVGRYGESIGEEHHFTNRDELVTFMRNSLGPEIITEHRVTHPEIHVDGDEATATWYLQDRVIAPDFNFMLIGAGFYHDRYRRTGDGWKICETGYDRTYDASMSTEGLNFKVKPGRALNI
- a CDS encoding DUF3159 domain-containing protein → MKFVDGYVKSPLAGIAPWILMGVLNGPGRFEEAASVALALSLLTLWVGARRGVPVHLLEAFTVAFFGVLAVLGLVASDRAIEWLQLWAGALSSVALAAFAIITLLIRRPFTLAYAKDTTPQEFWDSPVFLRINYMISAAWAGAFLFSAVVGVYGDAVLGDNDNFWTAWILPIGAMIFALSFTEFYPDYATGEKTSIAEAFDWFPPFVTVVGIVGWVSDALPDAAAIALIVVGAVGSAVMRKLVPDKPDETEPIAPQ
- a CDS encoding FAD-dependent oxidoreductase; amino-acid sequence: MTSLWLANRGNRAIPANPMVDADRSADVAVVGAGITGLITAVLLARAGKDVLVLEAQFPGAGATGNTTAKISLLQGTKMSKIVGKHGVDRATQYLEGNREGQEWLTQHCEAHGISVQREDAYTYAQSENGLSSVREELTACKSVGLDVTWVDEASDEAGVPFPFAGGVRLPDQAQFDPMPLLDSLIIELDERGGRLAQGVRVQKVSSKGDGLVLSVRTNDGAEFDTHAKQCVLATGIPILDRGGFFARLQPNRSYCMAYRVPGDITRGMYISADSPTRSVRYAPTAEGDRLLVGGAGHPVGHRKSPASSVQELDAWAKQHYPGAMQTNYWSAQDYTPIDELPYVGPILPGNDKIFVATGFDKWGMTNGTAAALALSSRILGGRMDWAEAFASWSPHELSGIPKAMQLNLEVGLYLARGWITPATRIGDRTPDEGGVVSGPPWDLEARSVVDGVEYRVSPVCPHLGGIVNWNDADESWECPLHGSRFAPDGTLLEGPATRNLTAAQ
- a CDS encoding SRPBCC family protein yields the protein MPLKRDDSGRRWVEMEFLVPGTPEQVWQAIATGAGMTAWFTPTTVEERVGGAITFDFGEENCGQETQPGTVTGWDPPTRFAYEEYGWSGDAPPVATEVTITSRSGDRCVVRMVHSLFTEKDDWDDELESFETGWPGFFEVLRVYLADFPGAPSALVHATATPAGGESQAWKRLTEALGITGTDVGDRCQAPSGAPRLTGVVNRIHQDANVREVMLRIGEPAPGVAIIGACTVGEQARVMATVYLYGQDAADVAAAEQPKWAHWLRGVLDTASVAT
- a CDS encoding Hsp70 family protein, yielding MSDPLGLSIGTTNLVAARVGNQPVTRRSVLAHPDGTVLSGFVERVGDAVPLVAADGTPVPAEQLLVDALTEMVQASGGQPAAADIAIAVPAHWGPASLRALRTAMRANPVLAPNGRPARLLSDAVAALTALNVNPGFTAQGVVALLDFGGGGTSITLADAGARFEPIDETTRYLEFSGDQIDQALLRRVLDEIGQTGDVDPAGTAAVGSLTALRDECRRAKERLSTQTVTEVVAELPGYGSTVEVTRSALESILAEPLSGVLEALDNTLQRNRISWNELSAVATVGGGAGIPLIAQRLAEHTSAPVLTTAQPALDAAVGAALYAAYGVAADAETGVAPVPLGDAQTGVAPAPPVDAPGSSTIGALAWSQDDAGAEEPVAYTGAEPYDTGLTASRPPVQYVPPTGPIEEPRTWQRLPTLVFGVAAAVALIAVGGVAIALTSATNSAPEPRPSPASPNPPASPLPPPTSAPPPPGPPETVTVTSDPPPPPETTQAPPPPVTTTTQVTTTTPPTTTTTTTTTTTTTTTTTTTTTPTTTPTTTTTTAPPVTTTHLVVPGIGSIPIPVPNNPNPPVP
- a CDS encoding ArsR/SmtB family transcription factor, with the protein product MLDVEVIADPAAAVSALDPVRARLLAELTEPASAAALASRVGISRQKVNYHLRALEGHRLVRQAGERRWGGLKERLLVATAMSYVVSPRALGPVATDPGRTNDRLSASYLIALAARAVREVGELWATARKADKRLATLSIDTAIRFRSPADRAAFTQELSDTVTSLVARYHDESDTRSRGYRLLVAAYPKPEEDA